The DNA sequence TAGTCAACAGGTTGGTGTTAAACAATGACAAAAGTGTTGGTGTGAATTACTAGAGTCGTGTTGGCTGTAAAAGCTTGAGAATGTTAATGAGTAGAGCATTAATTGTTTTCTGTCCTTCTacaaacttattattattattattatttatctggcaaagaaaaggcagaaatacATCAAGTAAAATGTttccataaatatttttaatagtcaAATTtgtcatatatatttttggaaagCATATATGTACACAAGTTCATCTACCACAGTGTTCAGGTGCAAAAATGTCAatagatgaaaaatgtttataaacaaaCTTCAAAAGATCACATATTTTATGAAAGtaagcaaaactgttttctatattatGGGAagataaacaacaaaacagctCTTCATGAGTGATGATATAGATTCTGAATAACTGTACATATGCATAAATACGACAGCCTTAAACTTTCATAGcatggacaaaaaaaatcttcaaaatatattcttttgtgtcccacagaagaaagaaagtcatacaggtttagaacgacatgagggtgtgtaaatgtaaaattttcttttttgggtaaactatcttTTTAACATGCCAAAGACGCCGCTATTCTTTTATCCTGAAGCACTGCCAAAGGTTTTGGGCTGTGTGGCTGTCCTAGCTCCCCCTCTAGGTTTAAGCAGGTGGTCTGGTCTCCAGTGCAGGCAGTGAGGACAGTGGCATCCTGCGGGATGGTGCATTGTCTGGACGGGGGAATAGAGAGCAGGTTGTGGAAGTCCACTGAGCCAGGGGTAGGTCGAGGGAGGGAGGTGCAAAGTGTCCACTGGCCTTGCGGTGGCACTGTAGGGGTTTGTATAACCTGAGAGGCTACCCATGCCCAGATGAGAGTATAGATGAAGGGGCAAGCGGGGTAGCAGTGGGTAGGGGAGTCCAGCAGCCGCTTGACTCACCATGAAGGCACACAGGTTTGGGTCCAGTGGATTAGGCCAGTTCAGACTGTGACGCTGCCTCTTGTCCTTCATCCTCCTGTTCTGGAACCAGACCTATAATGAAACAGAGGGATAAATGGTCTTAGTAAAGGACACAGTATGTTGGTGGGATTAGGTAATGGTAGATGTACAATAAAATTTTCAGTTTCAGCAGGGATGGAGATCAGGTGTCTGATTTTATGGTTTCTTGGGTTGACTGTAACCCATAGCCTCACAAGATACACAAACAATCCTCTcttacattcttaaaaataaaggttccaaaaggcattttcacagcgatgccattgAAGAACTAGTTtcggttccccaaagaacctttcagtgaacagttcttaaaagaaccatttttttcttagtgtgaagaacattttaataatctaaagaacctttttccaccgTAAATGACCTTTTTATGGATtgaaaaggttctttgtggaaccattgattttaaagagtgtaaatgaaattaaaatgtaaaaatatatatattgataaatATCAGAAGTTAGTCTcaacttcttctttttttaatgagcgctttttaaatgcactttaaatgCTGCCTGTTGGTCCTGAGAAGCTTTTGTTGGGCCAGAGGTTGAGAGTGGCATGAAAAGGTCTGCATCGTGAATTACCTTTATTGTGGTCTCGGGCAAGTTTAGCGCTGCCGCCAGTTCGCATCGTCTGGGTCGAGACACGTAACTTTCTTTACAGTATTCTTGCTCAAGACGGGTCAGCTGCTCCCTCGTGAAAGCAGTCCGGTGCCGCCGACTTTGGTCTATCCCATTCAGCAGTGAAATACGAGGGCACTCTTCCTCTCCTTGATCACTGTCAGCATGAGCAACAGTAGACTCTGGCGACTCCCTGCCCTCTGCTACTGAAAAGTTTACTTCACATTAGGCATTCGTTTACTTTGCGTGTAGCACATTTACAATCAGAAAGACCGGGCTTTCAATAAACTCCCAATTTCCTTAATGAACTCGCTACACAGATGTCGATTTTGCacagtaggcctatatactTGACTTAAATGTGACAACATATCAAGTACCAGGcgcattttctaaaaaaaaacaaaaacgtgttAATTCCTCCTCCATGCCTACTGTTAAAATATGAATGTTGCAGGCTACTTACGCATTTTATCGTTGATATCCACGTCCGCAATCCAAATATTCCCCAAATGGATTTTCACAAGCTTCTCATAGTCCTCAAAACAGTCCCAGACCAGGCCCTCCCCAAAAAGGAATTATCTCTCCTCGTCACTGCTTGTCTTCCGAGCCAAGTTCGTTTATGAAGGGAAAGATGAGTTGTTTTTGTAGTCGCTGTCCACCCCCCTCCTCCCTCACCTCTGCATCTTTCAGGTCGTCCCATCTTGTTACTAATGAGAGACGCGCTCTATCCGCTGAGGCGCCGCCGGGGCGCGCGGACAGAGGGAGGTGTTAAATTGTCTTTGGTCTCCGACCGGCCTTTGTACTTTTTTGTTATGGAGAATTAAGATCGACCTCCCTTTGCATACTGTCACAGTGGCTTCCCCGTCGAGATAGGCCAACCCTGATTGTTCCTTGGCGTTTGATGTTTGTATTTTTGGAAGTCAATCATTAGAATCCTAATGTTCCTAAATTGCAGAGGTCTACAGTTTATCATAGAGAGATGAAAGCGTTTCAGGAGCCGTATAAATATACGTAAGataaagatttatatatataaaaataataataattggaaaATTGTCAGAATATTCGAGCATCAACTAAttttataacaaacaaaaaacgttGCCAGACAGAATTTGCTGGCATtggttactgtaataaatgccGGACGATATTTTATTAAGTAGTTACAAAGCCTTTTCCGCAGCATATGTTACAgtacccccacacacacacacaaaaaaaaaaaacatttactcatGCTCATGTAATTCCATTCATTTACTCATGCTCATGTAATTCCATACATTTACTCATGCTCATGTAATTCCATACATTTACTCATGCTCATGTTATTACATACATTTACTCAGGCTCATGTAATTcgatacttaaatgtatttccTCCTTTTGTGTGGAAAAAAGTGTAGGCTATTGTTCAATGTCAATGGAGTCCAGTGTTATTTAGGATCATATGTAGaggaaagaaattcatacaggatTTACAACGACACGAGAGGATTAATAATTgatcaattttcatttttgggtgaacaatctaTTTGCATCGTTACAGGAGCTGTCAGACCCAAAGGTGCTGAACTATTGAAACTTTCTTATAGCCTATCTATCAGTAGCCTACATAAGTTTATCTTAACAACACGAACAAGTGCGAGTGAACGTAAGCGAGCCTGCTGAATATTTTCAGTGTACTTACTATTGATATATTATCATGGCGTTGCTAATGCCCTCTGCTAATCAGAAACGTCAATGATACGTGCTTCAGTGCAGGTACAGACAGGataaaaatgtcatgtgactGCACGCGACGTGGATCATTAAGGGCTTTTGTATTTACCATTGTGGTTTGATTGGACACCTAGGCTTAAATTAAGGTTATATGTCACTCAgaccctttttcttttttctttttagatttattgatttaggtttcatatttcatatttcaaatcaaagtagcctatatttataaacatataggtaggcctactgtatTTTGCAATTCAGTAGCCTATGTGTTCCCGTTCCTGTTTTAGAACAGTAGTTTTGGATTATGTGTAGAGTAAGGTTTGCGATTAACATTACTGAAGCTTTTATCATtcctattttatatgtatttagctccaacccgatctcatgaaaatGTGTCAATAGCACGAGTTTAGGTTTCGATTTGGCGTACTGtttataaaggaaaaaaaatgactttGGCGTGCATCTGACACgcaatgggtaggattagggttgtggggtagatgcgtatcatatgtacgCCAAACACGTGCGTATCATATGCAAGCCAAAGTCGATTTTTGCATATCAATAACACGAGtttcaatttttatttggcgtactatttatacgcattttcatgagaccgggctccCCAGTGACGCAGACTGTGGCatatccagtattcagacagtcTCTCAAACATATGCTTCATCAGTGGCGCTTCAGCTTGGCCTATCAAACTGACTGTTGTATTGTTATACACCAGTGCTTTGATCACTTGTCAGTTAAGGGAAAGGCTCCACCAGGGCTGTAGCCTGTACCTGGCTGGAGACTGGCGCAGATATCGCGTGGAGGTGACAGAAATAGCCTTTCCATGAACGGACAAACCTGTGTGTGCGttccactttaaaaaaaaatagaatactATGTTTGGCTGACTTAACTTCCTATTATCTGATAATTGTTGAAAAAGAAGTCTCTGTTACTGATCAGTAAACAATGACCAAGAAATGCACTGTTTGTGGGCGTGTCTATTTGGGTGCTTCGCATAGAACTGCTGTCATCTACATAATCTCAGCAGACACTGCATTATTTCAGATTCTGTTTATTTGTTGCCCTATTAATTTGTACTTTTGTTCGTAgctacatacaaaaaaaaaaaaaaaaaaaacagacctacgcttttttgtgcttttggtattgttttgaaaatactttatttttagtttatacaGTAAATTTCGACTGTATAGTTTTCTATTAGtgctattttttttcctgacctTCActgtagaaaatatatttaattatgaaaGTCCATCTAATGTTTAGATGTCTACTTTAATaagtttcttttaaatattataaacgATCCGTTATTCGAAATATTGAAAGTAAATGTCTTGTCTTGTTCTACTTGGCTGTACAATGAAGGgcaaaaagtaatttaattaaaatgtgttcttcttcttcttcttatatGCATAAGAAAAACTAAAGATATTTCAGGATATGTTACATGGGTGCCTTTGCGCTACCTTTGCTCTGCAGTCCTTTTGCTttccctcctcttcctcttcatcTTCTTCTTTTAGAGGTTTAAATCAAGGCTATTCGCTTTGTGCAGCAATGCAGCCACACTTTATTATAATATCTGTACTGTAGTACACCTGAACAAACTGTTAGCGCTGGACTCAAGGACACATTTTATAAATCTGTACAGAAATTTGCTCTGAAGCTGAATTCTTCGTCCAAAATGCATGATTTATGGCCTACTTTGATTGTGACGGTTCTTGAAAATGGTTTATTGTTCCAAAATTTCACATGGTATGGATGTTTAGTACAAAGTGGCGCGTTCATATTCCTAAATCGGGACTCATAGCATCACCTGCCTCTTTAACCGCTAGAGAGGTGACTATCATTGCTGCATGCAAAAAGCAGATATACAGTGATCCACAAGGCTTCGGGTTCACGTGGACCTTTAACGTAGTACCGCAAGAACACTCAATTCTGGTGATCTGCACATTATAGTTTTTCCGCTCCAGCACACCTGGCTGTTCAAGTAAAGGTCGTGATgcgctggttcaggtgtgtctgattttaactgaaatttaaacTGTACAGAAAGAGCAGGATAAAAttgtcaataataataatcataatacgTGTTATGTACATATTTGAATGCAATTTTTGattacatatttatgtttaaataattcCACAATGATCCAAAAGGTCTTTTTGAGCTTTTTGATTGGCTGTTGCATGATTAGGCTAAGTTTCGTATCGGCAATGCTCATTATGCTTCCAGCTCAAAAGTAGCCTGTGTTACAGTTTAGTGTTCTCAACAATATGTTCCTGTCGTCCCTTAAATGCTACAAAATCAGTAATAAGACATTTACAaggttatcagcattcagttagctttgtataatttaatcattatttttgcaaaacGGATTATCCTGTGCAAAatttatgcacataatgcacatcCCTAACTGCACATATCAACCCTAAATATGCCCTGCACTTCAATtaattgtttgaaataaaaacatttcaggaTTAGAAATAGATagaaaaaatatgattacatgaatcaacttaaaatatcagaaaatACCCTCAAAAGGAcatatttgtactttatttaacCCCTAAAAGATTCATAGCagtgccttaaagggatagttcacccaaaaatgaaaactatcatcatttactcagaagttcttggtaacacttttcTCACTATtagctagttgcttattagcattatagcatattggctgtttattagtacttataaagcataataatgatttatactaatattttagatcccttaatccacctgaatttaacaactaccttactaactactaacagcaaattaggactttgaggcaaaagtcatagttaactAAAGTGTGAGcaagtttttttctgttgagcacaaaagaagatatgttgaagaatgttggtaacctctcagttgacggtagccattgacattaaaaaagcaaacataagctcacaacaaaatgaaatgaaaaaagcaaataagctcacaacacaacgaaattaaaAAGGTAACATAAGCTCATAACGaaattaaaaagcaaacataagctcacaacacaacacaattaaaaaaagaaaacataagcTCACAACATAACGAAATTAAAAAGGAAACATAAGCTCACAACACAAcgcaagccacaacacaacggaaatgCTCCCGACCACTAGGGAGCAGTGTTGTCAGTGAAACACCGATACTTCCTCGAGATGCCACAAGATTGATCTAAtcgatttttaaatgaaaacatgtttttactgaatgtttTGGTTCTGGAGATAATACAGTTGATAAAGTGTGACGTTGAAATCACCGTGAACCTCAggtgtgtttgagtttgtgtaGTAGAAAAAACTGTGCTATTCATATAAACAGAGACACGCGGAACATGCAGCCTTATAAGAGACATGCATGCTTTGACTGGCTATTGTCCTGTGTATTTCTGCGGTGTAAAAGCCAACATCTTATGCTGTGGGTAAAACTCATGTCATGTAATAGTTTGTGACATCCTTCTCTCTGTTCTTATGTTGCCTGGTATATTCAGGCATGTATTCCAAGTATTATACACATAAGGATCAGTCTTCACTTTAGGCAGccacggtacattataaaagtagcccaaaaaaaccgCAACCGGCAACACTGGACGCCCGGCGGCGCCCGCGAATACCCATGACATGCTACAATTGCCCGTTTCTGCAGACCAACTGCCCCCTAGTGGTCGGGAGCATTTCCGTTGTGTTGTCACcgaatttcgttgtgttgtgagcttatgtttgctttttaattttgttgtgttgtgagcttatgttttgcttttttaattgtgttgtattgtgcactactgggccactgtactaccgtcaactgtttggttaccagcattcttcaaaataccttattttgtgctcaacagaagaaagaaactcatataggttggaacaacatgagggtgggtgaatgatgacagaattttcattttggggtgaactgtccctttaagtgtaCATTTTACTGATCTAAGATGCGAAATATTCATCTTTTAAGGG is a window from the Onychostoma macrolepis isolate SWU-2019 chromosome 03, ASM1243209v1, whole genome shotgun sequence genome containing:
- the eve1 gene encoding even-skipped-like1, with the translated sequence MGRPERCRAEGRESPESTVAHADSDQGEEECPRISLLNGIDQSRRHRTAFTREQLTRLEQEYCKESYVSRPRRCELAAALNLPETTIKVWFQNRRMKDKRQRHSLNWPNPLDPNLCAFMVSQAAAGLPYPLLPRLPLHLYSHLGMGSLSGYTNPYSATARPVDTLHLPPSTYPWLSGLPQPALYSPVQTMHHPAGCHCPHCLHWRPDHLLKPRGGARTATQPKTFGSASG